The following coding sequences are from one Abyssicoccus albus window:
- a CDS encoding cysteine hydrolase family protein: MNKALLIIDYSYDFVATDGKLTAGEAAQHIEKSLYERIKQSYNDGEFIFFMMDAHVEEDYYHPETKLFPEHNILGSKGIELYQSIRDLYNEIKDDELVFFIEKTRYSAFQGTPLQLLLKERNIESIQLTGLVTDICILHTAIDAYNLGYDITIYKDCVASFNQVGHEFALSHFEKTLGATVE; encoded by the coding sequence TTGAATAAAGCGTTGCTGATTATTGATTATTCATATGATTTTGTTGCAACAGATGGTAAATTAACTGCTGGAGAAGCAGCGCAACATATAGAAAAATCATTATATGAAAGAATTAAACAATCATATAATGATGGTGAATTTATTTTCTTTATGATGGATGCCCATGTTGAAGAAGATTATTATCATCCAGAAACAAAACTATTTCCAGAACATAATATATTGGGAAGTAAAGGAATTGAACTTTATCAAAGTATTAGAGATTTATATAATGAAATAAAAGATGATGAACTTGTATTCTTCATTGAAAAAACTAGGTATAGCGCTTTCCAAGGTACGCCACTGCAACTGTTACTTAAAGAGAGAAATATTGAATCAATCCAATTGACAGGCTTAGTTACAGATATATGCATTCTACACACTGCAATTGATGCATATAACTTAGGGTATGATATAACTATTTATAAAGATTGTGTCGCATCTTTTAATCAAGTAGGTCATGAATTTGCGTTAAGTCACTTTGAAAAGACATTGGGAGCAACAGTTGAATAA
- a CDS encoding ABC transporter ATP-binding protein, which translates to MLKLENIHKSYNGNDYAVKNFNLLIEENEFIVFVGPSGCGKSTTLRMIAGLEDITKGSIEIDQKKVNNMHPKDRDIAMVFQNYALYPHMTVYNNMAFGLKMRKMKKNEIQKKVHDSANILEIEHLLERKPKELSGGQKQRVALGRAIVRDAKVYLMDEPLSNLDAKLRIQMRSEIIKLHRKMKATTVYVTHDQTEAMTMADRIVVMKDGIVQQIGTPEEIYKEPANLFVATFMGSPPMNQISTSKDIIMQLMESNNTPSETLKNDVVVGFRPEDIIIDEHLQDSIQFKELPIELIEMVGSEKLVHLKYFTHNIIVKVSNETNINYNQKLTFFVPFSKIKFFDRNSGRRIN; encoded by the coding sequence ATGCTTAAACTCGAGAATATACATAAATCTTACAATGGAAATGATTATGCCGTGAAGAATTTCAATTTATTAATTGAAGAAAATGAGTTTATAGTTTTTGTTGGACCATCTGGTTGTGGTAAATCCACTACGCTTAGAATGATTGCGGGGTTAGAAGATATCACTAAAGGATCTATTGAAATAGATCAAAAGAAAGTAAATAATATGCATCCTAAAGATAGAGATATAGCAATGGTATTTCAAAATTATGCTCTATACCCACATATGACAGTTTATAATAATATGGCTTTCGGGTTAAAAATGAGAAAGATGAAGAAAAATGAAATACAAAAGAAAGTACATGACTCAGCAAATATACTCGAGATTGAACATTTATTAGAAAGAAAGCCGAAAGAATTATCAGGGGGACAAAAACAAAGGGTTGCTTTAGGTAGAGCGATAGTGCGAGATGCGAAAGTTTATTTAATGGATGAGCCGTTATCTAATTTAGACGCTAAATTAAGAATTCAAATGCGTTCTGAAATCATCAAACTTCATAGAAAGATGAAAGCAACAACAGTTTATGTAACACATGATCAAACGGAAGCAATGACAATGGCCGATCGTATAGTCGTGATGAAAGATGGAATAGTTCAACAGATAGGAACGCCAGAGGAAATCTATAAAGAGCCAGCAAATTTATTTGTCGCGACATTTATGGGTAGCCCTCCTATGAATCAAATTAGTACATCAAAAGATATCATTATGCAATTAATGGAAAGTAACAATACTCCAAGCGAAACTCTTAAAAATGATGTGGTAGTCGGATTTCGTCCTGAAGATATTATAATCGATGAACATCTTCAAGATAGTATTCAATTTAAAGAATTACCAATTGAGTTAATAGAAATGGTAGGCTCTGAAAAACTTGTTCACCTAAAATATTTTACGCACAATATTATAGTGAAAGTGAGCAATGAAACTAATATCAACTATAATCAAAAACTCACATTCTTTGTGCCGTTTAGTAAAATTAAATTCTTTGACCGCAATTCTGGCAGGAGGATTAATTAA
- a CDS encoding CehA/McbA family metallohydrolase — MDEQVILDKEFTLSWMDRKQNILEELDIQSFNRQAIEYIKIDWGYTPSKVTNKDEIFNFFSTCKINNIEVPCSLDNLLTVSILNGNDYIGCRHSKRNKDQILISTKESSLGYNTVTRFNQTISIVLNCHEIVSKFINVFIKVSIGFIRQQQNLKVELHSHTVHSDGDYTVNDLLDKAKNRSLDVLCITDHNTTSALQEIPDNGDILVVKGQELTTYFGHLLLIGSLEDNVVWYALDKDNIDELIQQKHSQQLMGIAHPFEVGNPICTGCRFEYNDKFIKDFDFIEVINHVDMNSQHNKEAINWYKEFLNNGIRIALTSGSDWHRDENLPYPNLYVSVNNKDENQVLQAIRSGKSYISIVNHSEFRIDIDGQSILGEDILDQQIKDIEITMSTEDQQSMNRYILSTNLGEFNLKKLSTDSLLKVLKEIIVGLEWFMLEGYLHEQLVMLTNPVFIKEDSI, encoded by the coding sequence ATGGATGAACAAGTTATTTTAGATAAAGAATTTACATTAAGCTGGATGGATCGGAAACAAAATATTTTAGAAGAATTAGATATTCAATCATTTAATAGACAAGCTATTGAATATATAAAGATTGATTGGGGCTATACACCTTCAAAAGTAACAAATAAAGATGAAATCTTTAATTTTTTCAGTACATGTAAAATTAACAATATTGAAGTACCTTGTTCTTTAGACAACCTACTTACTGTAAGTATATTAAACGGAAATGATTATATTGGTTGTCGACATTCAAAAAGAAATAAAGATCAAATCTTAATATCTACTAAAGAGTCATCGTTAGGTTACAATACGGTCACTCGATTTAATCAAACAATCTCTATCGTTTTAAATTGCCATGAAATTGTGTCGAAGTTCATTAATGTTTTTATAAAAGTTTCGATTGGATTTATTCGTCAACAACAAAACTTAAAAGTAGAATTACATAGTCATACTGTTCATAGTGATGGTGATTACACTGTAAATGACTTATTAGATAAAGCAAAAAACCGTTCATTAGATGTTTTATGTATTACTGATCATAATACTACGAGTGCCCTACAAGAAATTCCAGATAATGGTGACATTTTAGTGGTAAAAGGTCAAGAGTTAACAACATATTTTGGACATTTATTATTAATAGGTAGCTTGGAGGATAATGTTGTTTGGTATGCACTAGACAAAGATAATATTGATGAACTAATACAACAGAAGCATTCACAACAATTGATGGGAATTGCTCATCCATTTGAAGTTGGAAATCCTATTTGTACAGGTTGTCGATTTGAGTATAATGATAAATTTATAAAAGACTTCGATTTTATTGAAGTGATTAATCATGTTGATATGAATAGTCAACACAATAAGGAAGCGATTAATTGGTATAAAGAATTTCTAAATAATGGTATCAGAATCGCGTTGACAAGTGGTTCAGATTGGCATAGAGATGAAAACCTTCCATATCCTAATTTATATGTAAGTGTTAATAACAAAGATGAAAATCAGGTATTACAAGCGATACGATCAGGTAAAAGCTATATATCTATTGTAAATCATTCGGAATTTCGCATTGATATTGACGGCCAATCAATATTAGGTGAAGACATTTTAGATCAACAAATTAAAGATATTGAAATTACTATGTCGACAGAAGACCAACAAAGTATGAATAGATATATTTTAAGTACAAATTTGGGAGAATTTAACCTAAAAAAATTATCGACAGATTCACTTTTAAAAGTTTTAAAAGAAATTATAGTAGGACTGGAATGGTTTATGTTAGAAGGGTATCTCCATGAGCAATTAGTGATGCTTACTAATCCAGTATTCATTAAGGAGGATTCGATATGA
- the tuf gene encoding elongation factor Tu — MAKEKFDRSKTHANIGTIGHVDHGKTTLTAAIATVLAKSGAGEAQSYDMIDNAPEEKERGITINTSHIEYETETRHYAHVDCPGHADYVKNMITGAAQMDGGILVVSAADGPMPQTREHILLSRNVGVPALVVFLNKVDMVDDEELLELVEMEVRELLSEYDFPGDDVPVIAGSALKALEGVKEYEDKILELMAAVDEYIPTPERDSDKPFMMPVEDVFSITGRGTVATGRVERGSVKVGDEIEIIGIKDESTKTTITGVEMFRKLLDYAEAGDNIGALLRGVNREDIQRGQVLAAPGSITPHTKFKAEVYVLSKDEGGRHTPFFSNYRPQFYFRTTDVTGVVTLPEGTEMVMPGDNVEMNVELISPIAIEDGTRFSIREGGRTVGSGVVSVIEE; from the coding sequence ATGGCTAAAGAAAAATTTGATCGCTCGAAGACCCATGCCAATATCGGTACAATTGGTCACGTTGACCACGGGAAAACTACATTAACAGCTGCAATCGCTACAGTATTAGCGAAAAGTGGTGCTGGAGAAGCACAATCATATGATATGATTGATAACGCTCCAGAGGAAAAAGAACGTGGAATCACAATCAATACTTCACATATAGAGTATGAAACTGAAACACGTCACTATGCACACGTTGACTGCCCAGGACACGCTGACTATGTTAAGAACATGATTACTGGTGCTGCTCAAATGGACGGCGGTATCTTAGTAGTATCTGCTGCTGATGGTCCAATGCCACAAACACGTGAACACATTCTATTATCACGTAACGTTGGTGTTCCAGCATTAGTTGTATTCTTAAACAAAGTTGACATGGTTGACGATGAAGAATTATTAGAATTAGTTGAAATGGAAGTTCGTGAATTATTATCAGAATATGACTTCCCTGGAGATGACGTTCCAGTAATCGCTGGTTCAGCGCTTAAAGCTTTAGAAGGTGTTAAAGAATACGAAGACAAAATTTTAGAATTAATGGCTGCAGTTGATGAGTACATCCCAACTCCAGAACGTGATTCTGATAAGCCATTCATGATGCCAGTTGAGGACGTATTCTCAATTACTGGTCGTGGTACAGTTGCAACAGGACGTGTTGAGCGTGGATCAGTTAAAGTCGGTGACGAAATCGAAATCATCGGTATTAAAGACGAGTCTACTAAAACAACAATCACTGGTGTTGAAATGTTCCGTAAGTTATTAGACTATGCTGAAGCTGGAGATAATATTGGTGCCTTATTACGTGGTGTGAACCGTGAAGATATCCAACGTGGTCAAGTATTAGCGGCTCCTGGATCAATCACTCCACACACTAAGTTTAAAGCTGAAGTATATGTATTATCTAAAGACGAAGGTGGACGTCATACTCCATTCTTCTCAAACTACCGTCCACAATTCTATTTCCGTACTACTGATGTTACAGGTGTTGTAACTTTACCAGAAGGTACTGAAATGGTTATGCCTGGAGATAACGTTGAAATGAACGTTGAATTAATCTCTCCAATCGCTATTGAAGATGGTACTCGTTTCTCTATCCGTGAAGGTGGACGTACTGTAGGATCAGGCGTTGTATCTGTAATCGAAGAGTAA
- a CDS encoding L-threonine 3-dehydrogenase, whose amino-acid sequence MKRIIITGALGQIGTELTQKLREVYGDENVLPTDIREPDMEIFKGKPFEVLDVMNIDRMKELVESFKPDTIMHMAALLSAVAESKPLIAWNLNMGGLVNALEVAREYDLQFFTPSSIGAFGPTTPKDDTPQVTIQRPTTMYGVNKVSGELLCDYYYHKFGVDTRGVRFPGLISHVKEPGGGTTDYAVDIYFQAIREGQYTSYIDKGTYMDMMYMDDAVQAIIDLMEADGDQLETRNAFNITGMSFEPEQIAAEVKKHIPDFEMNYDVDPVRQGIANSWPNHIDDSEARRQWKFNPKYDLEKMTEVMLEAIRNK is encoded by the coding sequence ATGAAAAGAATTATAATTACTGGCGCGTTAGGACAAATTGGTACAGAATTAACACAGAAGTTAAGAGAAGTATACGGTGATGAGAATGTACTTCCAACAGATATTAGAGAGCCAGATATGGAAATCTTTAAAGGAAAGCCATTCGAAGTATTAGATGTCATGAATATCGATCGAATGAAAGAACTTGTCGAATCATTTAAACCAGATACGATTATGCATATGGCGGCACTGTTAAGTGCAGTCGCAGAATCAAAACCTCTCATCGCGTGGAACTTAAATATGGGAGGACTTGTAAATGCATTAGAAGTTGCACGAGAATATGATTTACAATTCTTTACACCAAGTAGTATTGGAGCGTTTGGCCCAACGACGCCGAAAGATGATACGCCACAAGTGACGATTCAAAGACCAACAACGATGTATGGTGTGAATAAAGTATCAGGTGAATTATTGTGTGATTATTATTATCACAAATTCGGAGTTGATACACGTGGAGTTAGATTCCCAGGATTAATTTCACATGTGAAAGAACCAGGCGGAGGTACGACGGATTACGCTGTAGATATATACTTCCAAGCGATTAGAGAAGGTCAATATACATCGTATATTGACAAAGGAACATATATGGACATGATGTATATGGATGATGCAGTTCAAGCGATTATCGATTTAATGGAAGCAGATGGCGATCAATTAGAAACCCGTAACGCATTTAATATTACAGGAATGAGTTTTGAGCCTGAACAAATTGCTGCTGAAGTGAAGAAGCATATACCTGATTTTGAAATGAATTATGATGTTGACCCGGTACGTCAAGGTATTGCGAATAGTTGGCCGAATCATATTGATGATAGTGAAGCGAGAAGACAGTGGAAATTCAATCCAAAATATGATTTAGAGAAAATGACTGAAGTGATGTTAGAAGCGATTAGAAATAAATAG
- a CDS encoding glycine C-acetyltransferase yields the protein MTKALNEFLESNLKELKDNGLYNEINVVEGANGAEITIDGRKMINLSSNNYLGLATNETLKQAAKSAVDSHGVGAGAVRTINGTLDLHVELEETLAKFKGTEAAIAYQSGFNCNMAAISAVMNKHDAILSDELNHASIIDGCRLSKAKIIRVKHSDMDDLRQKAKEAVESGQYNKVMYITDGVFSMDGDVAKLPEIVEIAEEFGLITYVDDAHGSGVMGKGAGTVKHFGLQDKIDFQIGTLSKAIGVVGGYVAGSQQLIDWLKVASRPFLFSTSLAPGDTKAITEAVQMLMDSTELHDKLWENGDYLKEGLKSLGFDIGHSETPITPCIIGDEKTTQQFSKRLMEEGVYAKSIVFPTVPKGTGRVRNMPTAAHTKEMLDEALKVYEKVGKELGVLS from the coding sequence ATGACTAAGGCATTGAATGAATTTTTAGAGTCAAATTTGAAAGAGTTAAAAGATAATGGTTTGTACAATGAAATCAATGTTGTAGAAGGTGCGAATGGTGCTGAAATAACAATTGATGGACGAAAGATGATTAATTTATCATCAAATAACTACTTAGGACTTGCAACAAATGAAACACTAAAACAAGCTGCGAAATCTGCTGTTGATTCTCATGGTGTAGGTGCCGGTGCTGTAAGAACGATTAACGGAACACTTGATTTACACGTTGAATTAGAAGAGACGTTAGCTAAATTTAAAGGTACTGAAGCTGCAATTGCTTATCAATCAGGATTTAACTGCAATATGGCTGCTATTTCTGCGGTGATGAATAAGCACGATGCAATTTTATCAGATGAATTAAACCACGCTTCAATTATAGATGGATGTCGTCTTTCAAAAGCAAAAATTATCCGTGTTAAACATTCGGACATGGATGATTTAAGACAGAAAGCGAAAGAAGCAGTAGAATCAGGACAATATAATAAAGTGATGTATATTACAGACGGTGTATTCTCAATGGATGGAGATGTTGCAAAACTTCCTGAGATTGTTGAGATTGCAGAAGAGTTCGGATTAATTACGTATGTTGATGATGCGCATGGAAGCGGTGTAATGGGTAAAGGTGCTGGAACAGTTAAACATTTCGGTCTACAAGATAAAATTGACTTCCAAATCGGTACATTATCGAAAGCGATTGGTGTAGTTGGAGGATACGTCGCAGGAAGTCAGCAATTGATTGACTGGTTAAAAGTTGCTTCAAGACCATTCTTATTCTCAACATCTTTAGCACCTGGAGATACGAAAGCAATTACAGAAGCGGTACAAATGTTAATGGATTCAACAGAATTGCATGATAAATTATGGGAAAATGGTGATTACTTAAAAGAAGGATTAAAATCATTAGGATTTGATATCGGTCATTCAGAAACACCAATTACGCCATGTATTATCGGTGATGAGAAAACAACTCAACAATTCTCTAAACGTCTAATGGAAGAAGGCGTATATGCGAAGTCCATTGTCTTCCCAACAGTACCCAAAGGAACAGGTCGTGTACGTAATATGCCGACAGCGGCACATACGAAAGAAATGTTAGACGAAGCATTGAAAGTTTACGAAAAAGTAGGAAAGGAGCTAGGTGTACTATCGTAA
- a CDS encoding M20 metallopeptidase family protein, with protein MFDITQQIESHYREMVNLRRHFHMNPELSFQEYKTSQYIADYLTDLGLDEVRTNVGGLGVVGKIIIDTNLPTVALRADFDALPIQDEKDVSYKSTIDGVMHACGHDAHTASLLIVAKILNAHKDELTGNVTFIFQHGEEVDPGGAISMIKDGALDRVDIIFGQHMSSDLPVGTIGYKSGTLTGMPDDFFITMKGKGGHASKPESTIDPVAATISLCNQMQFIHRNIPSSSSNVLSITMIQTGSQNNIIPEESKIAGTIRTFDYQTQKIMIDSLKKCLNSTSTYFGVTYELEYLKGYPPIVNDHYATQLIYDSASNSTSIDKVIELEASLGGEDFSYYLQRVPGSFFHTGTYNPNFKAGYPHHHPLFDIDESGMKYGVEVLINATLKYFNDQS; from the coding sequence ATGTTCGATATTACTCAACAGATTGAATCCCACTACCGTGAAATGGTTAATTTGCGTCGACACTTTCATATGAATCCTGAACTATCATTCCAAGAATATAAAACATCACAATATATTGCAGATTACTTAACAGACTTAGGCCTGGATGAAGTAAGAACAAATGTCGGTGGTCTAGGTGTAGTTGGTAAGATTATCATTGACACAAATCTTCCTACTGTAGCTCTTCGTGCCGATTTTGATGCACTTCCAATTCAAGATGAAAAAGACGTATCATATAAATCTACAATCGATGGCGTGATGCATGCGTGTGGTCATGATGCACATACTGCCTCGTTACTTATTGTTGCCAAAATTTTAAATGCGCATAAAGATGAACTCACAGGGAACGTAACCTTTATATTTCAACACGGAGAAGAAGTGGATCCGGGTGGTGCCATTTCAATGATTAAAGATGGCGCTCTAGATCGTGTCGATATTATCTTCGGTCAACATATGTCTAGCGATCTCCCTGTTGGCACAATAGGTTATAAATCAGGGACATTAACAGGTATGCCAGATGATTTCTTCATTACAATGAAAGGTAAGGGTGGTCACGCGTCTAAACCTGAATCAACAATTGATCCAGTTGCTGCCACAATTTCTCTTTGTAATCAAATGCAGTTCATCCATAGAAATATTCCATCTAGTTCATCAAATGTACTATCCATCACGATGATTCAAACAGGTTCGCAAAACAACATCATTCCTGAAGAATCCAAAATCGCTGGAACAATACGAACATTTGACTATCAAACTCAAAAAATAATGATTGATTCATTAAAAAAATGTCTCAATTCAACAAGCACGTATTTTGGTGTTACTTATGAACTTGAATACCTAAAAGGATATCCACCTATCGTTAACGATCATTACGCTACACAGCTCATATATGATAGCGCATCAAATAGTACTTCAATTGATAAAGTCATAGAATTAGAAGCAAGCCTAGGGGGTGAAGACTTCAGCTATTATTTACAAAGAGTACCAGGATCCTTTTTCCACACAGGAACTTATAATCCTAATTTTAAAGCTGGATACCCTCACCACCATCCATTATTTGATATTGATGAAAGTGGTATGAAGTATGGCGTTGAAGTCTTAATCAATGCTACGCTTAAGTATTTTAATGATCAGTCCTAA
- a CDS encoding ABC transporter permease → MPKVKRNRISEQNSILKQIWQHKILYLMLLPCVIFFFVFNYLPMAGMVLAFKEFRYDTGIWGGEWVGLKYYERFFSDSMSWNYIWNTLIISFMKLVLALPFPIILALMFNEIANDKLRTIVQSITYIPHFLSWVVVIGIVQSILAPNTGLVNEIIKLSGGDGNRFFLMEPESFYPIMFSSYVWKDIGWNSVIYFAAIVGISPQLYEAAMIDGANRLKQVLYVTIPSIMPTILVLFILSLGNILSAGFDQIYLLQTPGNLSVSEIIDTYVIKTGLKGGDFGYATAIGLIQGVIGLIIVLIVNFITHKKYGTSLW, encoded by the coding sequence ATCCCAAAAGTGAAGCGAAATAGAATATCAGAACAAAATAGTATATTAAAACAGATTTGGCAACACAAAATTTTGTATTTAATGTTATTACCTTGTGTGATTTTTTTCTTTGTGTTTAATTATCTACCTATGGCAGGTATGGTGCTCGCTTTTAAAGAGTTTAGATATGATACTGGAATTTGGGGAGGAGAATGGGTCGGTTTAAAATATTACGAGAGATTCTTCTCAGATTCTATGAGTTGGAATTATATTTGGAATACCTTGATAATCAGTTTCATGAAATTAGTGCTTGCTTTACCATTTCCAATTATATTAGCACTAATGTTCAATGAAATTGCTAATGATAAATTAAGAACAATTGTTCAATCGATTACATATATACCTCATTTCTTATCGTGGGTAGTTGTCATTGGTATTGTACAAAGTATACTTGCTCCTAATACCGGATTAGTTAATGAAATTATTAAATTGTCTGGCGGAGATGGGAATAGATTTTTTTTAATGGAACCTGAAAGTTTTTATCCTATTATGTTCTCAAGTTATGTTTGGAAAGATATCGGTTGGAATTCAGTTATTTACTTTGCTGCGATTGTCGGTATTAGTCCTCAATTATATGAAGCGGCAATGATTGATGGAGCTAATCGATTAAAACAAGTATTATATGTCACAATCCCTTCTATTATGCCAACGATATTAGTCTTATTTATTTTATCATTGGGTAATATTTTATCAGCAGGATTTGATCAAATTTATTTACTCCAAACTCCTGGCAACTTATCTGTATCTGAAATCATCGATACTTATGTTATTAAAACAGGTCTTAAAGGAGGTGATTTTGGCTACGCAACAGCAATTGGATTAATCCAAGGGGTCATCGGTTTAATTATTGTACTCATTGTTAACTTTATCACTCACAAGAAGTATGGGACATCATTATGGTAG
- a CDS encoding extracellular solute-binding protein: MKYIKKVLILCCVALLLLSGCGDNKSEKENATNNKKNENGKPDTWIADRKIKGLVFMSEGDVSPHMNEEIAAEIKKKTGIELELQGISGDSSTEALASGLAAGDLPDFIAYYLNNSGRPEMKMLNKASEQGMFHDLTDMLKDTKVYSKYFEEGYLPTDTKENIMFQEDQDGTYLVHMSIPREAGKENRKYIGGPYIQKDIVDELGIDPASIDSSEKVHELAKKIKEHGFKDVNGKEVTPIGPTAWGGSDRHPFYNDLVWTGSTGEKFFEDKEGKIKFETQTDYPMKRVKHVQKLIDEGLMHPEFYTMEENRAVEGLVNKSFGIVSDLHNFKAENSDMKYVPLGPINNVQGEYKMVLPYKSGYAGWSIPSTTENPEEIVKFADFLASKEGKLLSWYGIEGRDYELNNEGNPVPTKEVLEEIEKNPDEAAKRGFRGAGSYWAEHLGYTDIDREADFGEAEYGDNAKKEDDSTPQKIIEMWGYDEKMKDAEIVDGLSPKSFIPEFEKGEELELALTAYDESLIKAYYAKSEDEAQKIIDDAKKKLKNAGLEEYIKLLEQKKSDGTTIRY, translated from the coding sequence ATGAAATATATTAAAAAGGTTCTTATATTATGTTGTGTGGCATTATTGTTGTTATCAGGATGTGGTGATAATAAAAGTGAAAAAGAGAATGCAACAAATAATAAAAAAAATGAAAATGGAAAGCCGGATACATGGATTGCTGATCGAAAAATCAAAGGTTTAGTATTCATGAGTGAAGGTGATGTTAGTCCACATATGAATGAAGAGATTGCTGCAGAAATCAAAAAGAAAACAGGGATTGAGTTAGAACTTCAAGGTATTTCTGGAGATTCATCTACAGAAGCCTTAGCGTCAGGTTTAGCAGCAGGTGATTTACCAGACTTTATAGCGTATTATCTTAACAATAGTGGAAGACCAGAAATGAAAATGTTAAATAAAGCTTCGGAACAAGGGATGTTTCATGATTTAACTGATATGTTGAAAGATACAAAAGTATATAGTAAATATTTTGAAGAAGGATATTTGCCGACAGACACAAAAGAAAACATTATGTTCCAAGAAGATCAAGATGGAACATATTTAGTACATATGTCAATTCCAAGAGAAGCAGGTAAAGAAAATAGAAAATATATTGGTGGACCGTACATTCAAAAAGATATTGTTGATGAGTTGGGGATTGATCCAGCTTCAATTGATAGTTCTGAGAAGGTGCATGAATTAGCCAAAAAGATTAAAGAACATGGCTTTAAAGATGTTAATGGCAAAGAAGTTACACCTATTGGACCAACTGCTTGGGGTGGTTCTGATCGACATCCGTTTTATAATGACTTAGTATGGACTGGTTCTACAGGTGAGAAGTTTTTTGAAGATAAAGAAGGAAAAATAAAATTCGAAACACAAACAGATTATCCAATGAAACGTGTTAAACATGTACAAAAATTGATTGACGAAGGATTGATGCATCCTGAGTTTTATACAATGGAAGAAAATAGAGCTGTGGAAGGTTTGGTAAATAAATCGTTTGGTATCGTATCGGATTTACACAATTTTAAAGCTGAAAATAGTGATATGAAATACGTTCCACTCGGACCAATAAATAATGTTCAAGGTGAATATAAAATGGTTTTACCATATAAATCCGGATATGCTGGGTGGTCAATTCCTTCAACGACAGAAAATCCTGAAGAAATTGTTAAGTTTGCAGACTTTTTAGCTAGCAAGGAAGGAAAATTATTGAGTTGGTACGGTATAGAAGGACGCGATTATGAATTGAATAATGAAGGTAATCCTGTACCTACTAAAGAAGTGCTTGAAGAAATTGAAAAAAATCCCGATGAAGCTGCGAAAAGAGGTTTCCGTGGAGCTGGAAGCTATTGGGCTGAACATTTAGGATATACAGATATTGATAGAGAAGCGGATTTTGGAGAAGCGGAATATGGAGATAACGCCAAAAAAGAAGATGATTCAACACCACAGAAAATTATTGAGATGTGGGGATATGATGAAAAAATGAAGGATGCTGAAATCGTAGACGGTTTGTCTCCGAAATCGTTTATTCCTGAGTTTGAAAAAGGAGAAGAGCTTGAATTAGCTTTGACAGCTTATGATGAAAGTTTAATTAAAGCATATTATGCAAAGTCTGAGGATGAAGCTCAAAAAATCATCGACGATGCGAAGAAGAAGTTAAAAAATGCTGGGCTAGAGGAATATATCAAATTATTAGAACAGAAGAAATCGGACGGAACAACAATTCGCTATTAA